GCTGGGTTTGACGCTGCTGGCAACGGGCTTGGTCAGCATCTTCAAGGTTGGTGAGCAGCAGGTGCTGGGCTTTGACCTGGAACTGCTAGCACTGCTGGCCGTGCCGCTGGGCGTGGTGCTTTTCCTGACGCGGCGGCGGTTCACGGAGGGGGACTGAAGCCCTGGCACGATTTCTCGGTGCCGTCTCTGACCCAAAATCATATGGGACAACAGTCGATCAACAGCGCGTTGATCGATGATCTTAGCGTTGGACCTTGCCGGTGGATTGGGGGTTACTTTGAACATACTGGTAACTCCTAACGTTGGTTAGATGCCGCCAAAATCACTGCTAAATGATCGGTGGCGGCTGTAACGCAGGCCAGGTGCGTCGGAAATGTGTAATGCCACATTGACCAGCCTTGCCAACTCTGCGGGCGCGGCCTAATTCTGATCCTAGACAGCACGGATCTAGCGCACATGAAAGGTCACCTGGGCCAGCGCGGCGCCGAGCCCGAACGGCAGTAGTATCGCTCGGGTCGCGGTGGGGGCCGGGCTACGCATGTCTTCAGCCAAAGCAGCCACGTCTCGGTGCAACTGTTCAATGCTGGCTTGAGTCGTGGGAGGTAAGGACATACAGCGTCTTCCTGTCGGGATCAGATCGCGCCTTGTGCGCGGCTCCGAGGCGGGTCGTGCGTCATTTTTCCTGCCTGTCGTCTAGGTTATATTTTGCGCGGACGGCGGGTTATCGGATGACGTCCGCCAAGGTTGTAGGCAAACTCCGAGAATTGCGTAATGGGCGCATTTGGGCACTTTTCCGCCTTGTTGGGCTTTTTTTCGACGGGATACTCTCCGGACGTCGCTGCCAATCAGCTTACGTCCAAACACCCAATGAAGGGATCGCCTGCACCGGCTGCAACCGCTCAAGCACTTCCCCCGTCAACACAACCTCATACGTATCCGCCGGCCGCCCCCACTGCTCCACAATGACCATGCGCTCCACCAAAAGCCCCGCCAATCCAGTAATCGTATCGGCCAACACCTCGACGATTTCTTGAGTGCGCAACCACAAGCGATCATTAATGTCTGTCAGCTCAGCAATGATGCGATCAGACGACGCTGGGTCCGTATCGGGATAGGCGATATTTCGAAGCAAGTACCGCAACTCTCTTATTTTTGCGTGATCCTGCTCCGCTCCAAACTCTCCTTTCAGGATGGCTGCCGCTTTCGACTTATCGACGCGTTTCTCGGGCGAGTGCTTTGCAGGCAAGGTCTGCGCCATGGCGCCAGCGAAGAGGACCATTATCCGGGCTTCCAAATGTTCCTTCATGGCGTCGAGCGACGAAATGGACCGCGTCAAGGTAATGGAGGCCCCGCCATGATGCGTCAGGCCCATGGTCACTTTCAGGGTCACATCACCCGTTTCAAAACCCAGGGCTCGGGCTACGACGTAATGCCCCATTTCGTGATTGGCAATCTGCAGTGCATAGTCGCGCAGAGCCGCAGGCATGCTCTTCATTTCGATCCCCTCGCTTCACAGCCCCTGGTTGCGCATTCGACTACGAGTGACAATTTGTGTCCATCCAATTAACCCGTTGAGGGCATGGACTGCCTGTAATATGCCTGCCCATTGCTCTGTACCGCTGGAGATACCCCTTTGCCTGACACTCGCCCGCCCGTTCTCGACGAAATCGACCGCCAATTGATCGCCGCCTTGCAGATCAATGCCCGTGAAAGTGTGGCCATGCTTGCCCGGCAACTGGGCATCGCCCGGACCACCGTTACTTCGCGCCTGGCCCGGTTGGAAAAGGCCAAGGTGATCACCGGTTACGGTGTGCGACTGGGTCAGCGTGTGGTGGATGGCGGATTGCAGGCTTACGTCGGGATTACGGTGCAACCGAGGTCTGGCAAGGAAGTGCTGCGACGACTTAGCGCCATGGCTCAGGTGCAGCAGCTGTGTGCGGTGAGTGGCGAGTTTGATTATGTGGCGTGGTTGCGCACCGATTCGCCGGAGCAGCTGGATCAGTTGCTGGATCAGATCGGCAGTGTGGATGGGGTGGAGAAAACGACGACTTCGATCATCCTGAGCAGCAAGATTGATCGGGGGCAGCCGGTTTGAATTTCTGCCGGTAGGTCTTCGGTGTCTGGTCGGGCCTCTTCGCAGGCAGCCTCGCTCCTACAATATGTAGTGATAAATCGTCATATTGATAAAATAATTAGCAAAACGACGACACATTGCGTCTTATTAACGTGTTCTACGCTCTCTAGAATGGCTGCCATCTTTTCCTATACTCAGACGCGCATCCTGCGTCGGGTCGCCAGCAAGGTCAGCCATGAACAAGAACAATCGCCATCCTGCAGACGGTAAAAAACCAGTCACTATTTTCGGCCCGGACTTTCCTTTCGCCTTCGACGACTGGATCGAGCACCCGGCCGGGCTGGGCAGCATTCCAGCGCACAATCACGGCGCCGAAGTGGCGATTGTCGGGGCTGGCATTGCCGGTCTGGTGGCCGCCTATGAACTGATGAAACTGGGCCTCAAACCTGTCGTCTACGAAGCCTCGAAAATGGGCGGTCGTCTGCGCTCCCAGGCGTTCAACGGTGCCGAAGGCATCATCGCCGAGCTCGGCGGCATGCGCTTCCCGGTGTCGTCCACTGCGTTTTATCACTACGTCGACAAACTCGGCCTCGAGACCAAGCCCTTCCCGAACCCGCTGACCCCCGCGTCTGGCAGCACGGTGATCGATCTGGAAGGCAAAACCCATTACGCACAGAAACTGGCGGATCTTCCTGCACTGTTCCAGGAAGTCGCTGACGCCTGGGCCGATGCCCTGGAAGACGGTTCGCGCTTCGGCGAGATCCAGCAGGCGATCCGCGATCGCGACGTGCCGCGCCTCAAGGAATTGTGGAACACCTTGGTGCCGTTGTGGGACGACCGCACGTTCTACGATTTCGTCGCCACCTCCAAAGCCTTCGCCAAGCTCTCCTTCCATCACCGCGAAGTGTTCGGCCAGGTCGGTTTCGGCACCGGTGGCTGGGACTCGGACTTCCCCAACTCGATGCTGGAAATCTTCCGCGTGGTGATGACCAACTGCGACGATCACCAGCACCTGGTGGTCGGCGGCGTGGAACAAGTGCCGCAAGGCATCTGGCGCCATGTGCCGGAGCGTTGCGTGCACTGGCCGGAAGGCACCAGCCTCAGCTCGCTGCACAACGGCGCACCGCGTACCGGCGTGAAGAAAATTGCCCACGCGGCAGGCGGCCGTTTTGCGGTCACCGACAACTGGGGCGACACCCGCGAATACGCAGCGGTGCTGACCACTTGCCAGAGCTGGCTGCTGACCACCCAGATCGAATGCGACGAGAGCCTGTTCTCGCAAAAGATGTGGATGGCCCTGGACCGTACCCGCTACATGCAGTCGTCGAAAACTTTCGTGATGGTCGACCGCCCGTTCTGGAAGGACAAAGACCCGGAAACCGGCCGCGACCTGATGAGCATGACCCTCACTGATCGCCTGACCCGTGGCACGTACTTGTTCGATAACGGCGACGACAAGCCTGGGGTGATTTGCCTGTCGTACTCATGGATGAGCGACGCCCTGAAAATGCTTCCACAGCCAGTGGAAAAGCGCGTGAAGCTGGCGCTGGATGCGTTGAAGAAGATCTACCCGAAAGTCGACATCGCCGCGCGGATCATCGGCGATCCGATCACCGTGTCGTGGGAAGCCGACCCGCATTTCCTCGGGGCCTTCAAGGGCGCCCTGCCCGGTCACTACCGCTACAACCAGCGCATGTACGCGCACTTCATGCAGGACGACATGCCGCCCGAGCAACGCGGGATTTTCATCGCCGGCGATGACGTTTCATGGACACCGGCGTGGGTTGAAGGCGCGGTGCAGACCTCGCTCAACGCGGTGTGGGGCATCATGAAACACTTCGGCGGTGAAACTCACGCTGAAAACCCGGGTCCAGGAGATGTGTTCAACGAGATCGGTCCGATCGCCCTGCCCGAGTAAGAGGAATCCGAAATGCGCGTAGCCCTTTACCAATGTCCACCGCTGCCCCTGGATGTCGCAGGCAACCTGCAACGCCTGCATCAACTGGCGCTGGAGGCCAAGGGCGCGGATTTGCTGGTGGTGCCGGAGATGTTCCTGACCGGCTACAACATCGGCATAGACGCCGTCAGCGTGCTGGCGGAGGTGCACAACGGTGAATCGGCGCAGCAAATCGCGCGCATCGCCAAGGCAGCCGGGATCGCCATTCTGTATGGCTACCCCGAGCGTACCGAGGATGGGCAGATCTACAACGCCGTGCAGTTGATCGACGCCCATGGCGAGCGGCTGTGCAACTACCGCAAGACTCATCTGTTCGGTGACCTCGATCACTCGATGTTCAGCCCCGGGTCGGATGAGTTTCCGTTGGTTGAACTCAATGGCTGGAAGCTTGGCTTTTTGATCTGCTACGACCTGGAGTTCCCGGAAAACGCCCGGCGTCTGGCGTTGGCCGGTGCCGAGCTGATCCTGGTGCCGACGGCGAACATGATTCCCTACGATTTCATCGCCGACGTCACCGTCCGCGCCCGGGCCTTCGAAAACCAGTGTTATGTGGCTTACGCCAACTACTGTGGGAGCGAGGGCGAGATCCAGTATTGCGGCCAGAGCAGCATCGCCGCGCCGGATGGCAGCCGTATCGCCCAGGCCGGTCTTGATGAAGCGCTGATTGTCGGTGAGCTGGATCGCCAGCTGATGATCGATTCCCGCGCAGCCAATCGCTACTTCCTCGATCGCCGTCCCGAGCTTTACGACGCGCTGAACAAGCGCTGATCCACTTAGGGGGCGTTCTCAATATGTTTCCCCGGCGCAGTGTGGAAACTCATTGAGAACGCCCCCTAATCCGCTAGCATTAGCGCTTCTCTGTTCTGGAAGTGCTCATGCCTGCGCTGAATCACCCCCACCTTCACACTGAAACCCTGGCCAACGGTTTGCGGGTGACGCTGCGTCATGCTCCCGGTTTGAAGCGCGGCGCCGCTGCGTTGCGGGTCGCTGCCGGCAGTCACGACGTGCCATCGGCCTGGCCGGGGCTGGCGCACTTTCTCGAGCATTTGCTGTTCCTGGGTACAGAGCGCTTTCCCGCAGGACAAGGGCTGATGGCCTACGTACAAGGTCATGGCGGGCAGGTAAACGCGCGAACCAGCGAACGGACGACGGACTTCTTTTTCGAACTGCCGCCCCAGGCGTTCAGCGCTGGGCTGGAGCGTCTGTCAGACATGCTCGCCCATCCGCGTATGAATCCGGACGATCAGCGGCGGGAACGGGAAGTGCTGCACGCCGAATTTGTCGCCTGGTCGCGGGATGCCACAGCCCAACAGCAATTCGCGCTGTTCGACGGGCTCTCGGCGGCTCACCCGTTACGGGCGTTTCATGCTGGCAACCGTTACAGCCTGCCGATTCCGCAGCCCGAGTTTCAGCAAGCGTTGAAGGACTTCCATCAGCAGTTTTATCAGACCGGGCAAATGACGTTGAGCCTGGCCGGCCCGCAGAGTCTCGAAGCATTGAAAGGGATGGCGCAGGCGTTTGCCCTTGCCATTCCCGCCGGTAAAAAAGTCCCCCAGGCAAAGCCCAGCCTGTTGATGGATTCATCGGCCAATAGTTATCAACAGGCTGGAGAACGTCGACTGGATCTGCTGTTCACCTTCGAAGGGCTGCCCGACTCATCGCCCGAAGCGCTGGCGTTCCTGTGCCATTGGCTGACCGCCGCAAAAACCGGCGGCCTGGTCGCGCAGCTGCGAGACAGCGGGCTGGCAGACAACCTGAAAGCTGCGCCGCTCTACTGCTACGCTGGGCAAGCCTTGCTGCACATCGAATTCACGCTGCCCGCAAACACCACGCAATCGGGCAACGTGATCCGCGAACGGCTTCTGGATTGGCTGGGCTTTTTTGCCTCCCGTCAGGATTGGGCCCAATTGCGCGAAGAATACGCAGCCCTGCAGCAGCGCCAACAACAAGTCAGCAGCGCCTTGCAACTGGCCCAACGGGACAGCGAGCAACTTGAACCGGGGTTGTCCGAACAGGGCGTTGTCGCCCTCAAGGCAATCCTGCAACAAATCGGCGCTGTGGATAACTTCACCGGCCAGTGGCAACTACCGCCCCCCAACCCGTTTTTGCGTACCGAGACTCCAGCCCCGAATGCCGGCTTGATTCGCGGCCAGACCAGCGCCCACCGTGGCCTGCGGACCTTTGCCCAGGATCGCTCGCGCAGTCGCCGCGAACGTTCGCCGATGCAGTTCAGTCAGGCGTTGCCGGATAACACGGATGAAGGCGCGGTTTATCTGCGCTGGCGCCTGGAGTCCGCGCCTCACGGCCGTCTTCAGACCAATCTGGAAAACAACCTGGGGCCGTTGCGCGAGGATGCACGTCAGGCCGGTGTCGACGTTTCCTTCAGCGCATCGGGCAATGAGTGGCTGCTGAAACTGACGGGCCTGCAGGAGCCGATGCCAACAGTCCTCGAACATGTGCTGAAAGCGCTGACAAAACCTGATGCCCGTTTCTTACAGGAAGCACCGACGGCCACCCCATTGATGCCGATTCGACAGCTGCTCAAGGCGTTGCCCGATCTATGCACTGAGCACACCGCAGCCTCGGATGACTTGCAGCAACTCTGGTCGAGTGCGCGCTGGGATGGCCTGGCGACCGGATTGTCGGCCCAGACGCAAGCGGCGATGGGGTTGGCGTTGAGTCGTGTGCCGGGAACGCCAGACCATCAATCGACGTCACCTCTATCGATCGGCTCACAGCATCTCTGGAGCGCCATCGATACCGGCTCCAGCGAACACGCGCTGTTACTCTTTTGTCCGACGGCAACCCATGACATCGCCGACGAAGCTGCCTGGCGCTTGCTCGCACACGTGTGCCAGACACCGTTCTATCAACGCTTGCGGGTGGAGCTGCAACTCGGTTACGCGGTGTTCAGTGGCCTGCGCCAGATCAACGGTCAGACCGGGCTGTTGTTCGGCGTGCAATCGCCGAGCGTCGCGCCTCTGGACTTGTTGCAGCACATCGAACAATTCCTCGGCGAGCTCGAAAGGATGATCGAAAGCATCGATGAGCTGACCTTCATCGCCCAACGCCAAGCCCTGGCCGATCAATTCGACAGCACCGCCCTGCCCAACACCCAGGCCGCCGAACTGCTCTGGCAAGGCAAACTGGCCGGCCACTCGTCGGATTATCTGGGCCTTTTACCTCAAGCGATTCTGAAGATCGACCGCAAAGCCTTGCTGGCCGCGGCACAGCGACTGAATAGGGCCGAAGGTGGCTGGCGCTGTCTGGCCAGCGGACCTTGCCCGACTACGCGCTGGCAAGTGGCAAAATGATCATTACCGGCGCTGCAATTAGCTTTCTCAAAGATTCGCAGCCAATCACTCTGTAATTTTGAGTAACATAGCCACCTAACTATCTGAACATCTCCGGCTGGAGGTGGACTATATGTGTAGGTCTCAACTGTCCCATCCACCTGAAGGAGCGCTTCTATGTCCTGGTCCAAACCTGCTTACACCGACCTGCGTATCGGCTTCGAAGTCACCATGTACTTCGCAAGCCGCTAAGCTCTGCCGTTTGGTAGAGAATGCAGTGCTACGCCTCGGCTTGCCGGGGCGTTTTTATTTTCAGTTTTCAATGATGGAGCGGCCATGTTTGTCCAGATTCTAGGTTCCGCCGCCGGCGGCGGTTTCCCCCAGTGGAACTGCAACTGCGCGAACTGCGCAGGTTTTCGCGACGGCAGCCTGCGGGCCGAAGCGCGTACCCAGTCGTCCATCGCGATTTCCGATGATGGCGTGAACTGGGTGCTGTGCAATGCTTCGCCGGACATCCGCGCCCAGCTCCAGAGTTTCGCGCCGATGCAGCCGGGACGCGCGCTGCGTGATACCGGCATCAGCGCAATCATCCTGATGGACAGCCAGATCGACCACACCACCGGCCTGCTCAGCCTGCGCGAAGGTTGCCCGCATCAGGTCTGGTGCACTGACATGGTCCATGAAGACCTGAGCACCGGGTTCCCGTTGTTCACCATGCTGACCCACTGGAACGGCGGGTTGAACTGGAACCGTATCGAACTCGATCAGAGCTTCACCGTCCCGGCCTGCCCGAATCTGCGTTTCACCCCACTGCCCCTGCGCAGCGCCGCCCCACCCTACTCGCCGCACCGCTTTGACCCGCATCCGGGCGACAACATCGGCCTGATCGTCGAAGACCTGAGCACCGGCGGTAAACTGTTCTACGCACCGGGCCTGGGCAAGGTCGATGCTCCGCTGCTGAAGATCATGGCCAGCAGCGATTGTCTGCTGGTAGACGGTACGATGTGGGACGACGACGAAATGCAGCGCCGTGGCGTCGGCACGCGCACGGGTCGGGAAATGGGCCATCTGGCGCAGAACGGCCCCGGCGGCATGCTCGAAGTGCTGGAACAACTGCCCAAGCAGCGCAAAGTGCTTATCCACATCAACAACACCAACCCGATTCTCGATGAGGATTCGCCAGAGCGTGCGGAGCTGGCCCGTCGTGAAGTTGAAGTGGCTTATGACGGCATGAGTATTGTGCTGTAGCGGATGGCCTCTTCGCGGGCCAGCCACGCTCCCACAGGGATAGCGCTATCTCTGTGGGAGCAGGCCTGCCCGCGAAGGCGTCAGACCAGACACCAAAGAATCCACCGGTTGTTCCCGGAGAACCGCAATGACTGACACCCCAATGTCCCCCGCCGAATTCGAAGCGGCCCTGCGCGCCAAGGGCGCCTACTACCACATCTATCACCCGTATCACGTGGCGATGTATGAAGGCCGGGCGACCCGCGAGCAGATCCAGGGCTGGGTCGCCAACCGCTTTTACTATCAGGTGAACATCCCGCTCAAGGACGCCGCGATCCTGGCCAACTGCCCGGACCGCGAGATTCGTCGCGAGTGGATTCAGCGCCTGCTGGACCATGACGGCGCCCCCGGTGAAGACGGCGGTATCGAAGCCTGGTTGCGTCTTGGGCAAGCGGTCGGCCTCGACCCGGATCAGTTGCGCTCCCAAGAACTGGTGCTGCCCGGCGTGCGTTTCGCTGTGGATGCCTACGTCAACTTCGCCCGCCGGGCCCGTTGGCAGGAAGCCGCCAGCAGCTCATTGACCGAGCTGTTTGCGCCGCAAATCCACCAATCGCGCCTCGACAGTTGGCCGCAGCATTATCCGTGGATCGACCCGGCCGGTTACGAATATTTCCGTACGCGCCTGGGCCAGGCTCGCCGGGATGTGGAGCACGGTCTGGCAATCACGTTGCAGCATTACACTACGCGGGAAGGCCAGGAGCGCATGCTGGAAATTCTCCAGTTCAAACTGGACATTCTTTGGAGCATGCTCGATGCCATGAGCATGGCCTACGAACTGAACCGCCCGCCGTACCACAGCGTGACCGAACAGCGGGTCTGGCATAAAGGAATCACCTTATGAGTTTTGATCGCAGCAAAACCCCGACCTGGCGTCCCGGCTACCGTTTCCAGTACGAACCGGCGCAAAAGGGCCATGTATTGCTCTACCCCGAAGGCATGATCAAACTCAATGAGAGCGCCGCGCTGATCGGTGGCTTGATCGATGGCCAGCGAGATGTCGCGGCCATCATCGCCGAGCTCGACAAACAGTTCCCCGGCGTGCCCGAGCTCGGTGACGACATCGAGCAATTCATGGAGGTCGCCCGTGCTCAGCACTGGATCGAACTTGCCTGATTCCGTGTCAGGCAAGTTACCGCCCAAGCCCGAAATCGGCCTGCCCCTTTGGCTGCTGGCCGAGCTGACCTATCGCTGCCCGTTGCAATGCCCGTACTGCTCCAATCCGCTGGATTTCGCCGAGCAAGGCCAGGAGTTGACCACCGAGCAGTGGATCAAGGTCTTTCGCGAAGCCCGGGAAATGGGCGCGGCGCAGTTGGGGTTTTCCGGTGGTGAACCGCTGGTACGCCAGGACCTCGCCGAGTTGATCGCTGAGGCGCGCAAACTGGGGTTCTACACCAACCTGATCACCTCCGGCATCGGCCTCACCGAGCAGAAAATCAGCGACTTCAAAAAGGCCGGCCTGGACCACATCCAGATCAGCTTCCAGGCCAGCGACGAGCAGGTGAACAACCTGCTGGCCGGCTCGAAAAAGGCCTTCGCGCAAAAACTCGAAATGGCCCGTGCGGTGAAGGCGCACGGCTATCCGATGGTGCTGAACTTCGTCACCCATCGGCACAACATCGACAAAATCGACCGGATCATCGAGCTGTGCATTGCCCTTGAGGCAGACTTCGTCGAACTCGCGACGTGCCAGTTCTATGGTTGGGCTCAGCTCAATCGGGTCGGCCTGCTACCGACCAAGGAACAATTGGTTCGCGCCGAACGCATCACCAACGAATACCGCGCGAAACTGGAAGCCGAAGGGCATCCGTGCAAGCTGATTTTCGTGACGCCGGACTATTACGAAGAGCGTCCGAAAGCCTGCATGAATGGCTGGGGCAGTATTTTTCTGACGGTCACACCAGACGGAACCGCCCTGCCCTGTCATGGCGCCCGACAGCTGCCGGTGCAGTTTCCCAACGTGCGCGACCACAGCATGCAGCACATCTGGTACGACTCGTTCGGCTTCAACCGCTTTCGCGGTTACGACTGGATGCCCGAGCCGTGCCGCTCCTGCGACGAGAAAGAAAAGGACTTCGGCGGCTGCCGTTGCCAGGCGTTCATGCTCACGGGTGACGCGAGCAATGCCGACCCGGTGTGCAGCAAGTCGAAACATCACGGCGTGATCCTCAAGGCCCGCGAAGAAGCCGAGCACGCGACCCAGACCATCGAACAACTGGCCTTTCGCAATGAACGAAACTCACGCCTCATCGCCAAAAGCTGAACCCTTGAGCGCCGCCAGGGCCGTCGCGGCCGGCATCGACTTCGCCGAGTTGCAGGTCGGGCCACATGGCCTGTTCTGGAACGAGTACCGCCCCGAAGATGCTGCCTGCCGAGTCTGGCAGTGGCGCGACGGTCAGGCCCATTGCCTGACGCCACCCACGTTCAGTGTGCGCAGCCGGGTGTACGAATATGGCGGTGGCGCGTTTTGTCTGACCGATGACGGGCTGGTGTTCGTCAACGAGGCCGATCAGCAGCTGTATCGGCAATCGCTGAGCGATGGGACGCCTGAGGTGCTGACTTCAAGTGAATGCCGGTACGGCGATCTGCACTTCGCCAACGGGCAAGTGCTGGCGGTGGAAGAAAACCGCGATCGGCATCGCCTGGTGGCGATCGATCTGGCAGATGGCCGACGCCATCTGCTGGCCGAAGGCGCTGATTTCTACGCGGCACCGACCTTGAGTCCTGACGGTCGACGTCTGGCCTGGATCGAGTGGAATCGCCCGGATCAGCCCTGGACCGCAACACGCCTGATGGTTGCCGAACGCCAGCGCGATCACACCTTTGCGCAGCCGCGTTGTGTGGCCGGTGACGGTGCTCAGGAGTCACTGCAACAACCGGGATTCGATGACAGCGGCCGTCTGTATTGTCTGACCGATCGCGGCGGTTTCTGGCAGCCGTGGGTGGAGTCGACAGAAGGACTGAGCCCACTCCCGAGCACTGCTGCCGACCATGGACCGGCGCCCTGGCAATTGGGTGGTTGCACCTGGTTACCGTTGAGCGAAGACACTTATCTGGCGAGTTGGACCGAAGAGGGTTTTGGTCGACTGGGGCTTTGTCATGGCGATGGCTCCCGTGAGGATTTCACGGGCGACTACAGCCGCTTCCGCCATCTCGCACAGGATGAACAGTTCATCTACTGCATCGCTGCTTCGCCGGTCAGTTCGTCGGCAGTCATTGCCATCGACCGTGAAACACGCCAGGTCAACGTTCTGGCCGGCGGCATTGCACCGCTGCCCGCCGAACAGATCAGCCGCCCGCAAACCCTGTGCTATCCCAGCGGCTCAGGCGAGGCCCACGGTTTCTTCTACCCGGCGATGACCGGTGACACGAAACCGCCCTTGGTGGTGTTCATTCACGGCGGCCCGACTTCGGCCTGCTACCCGATGTTCGACCCGCGAATCCAGTATTGGGCACAACGCGGCTTCGCCGTGGCCGATCTCAACTACCGAGGCAGCAGCGGCTACGGCCGTGCTTATCGCCAGGCGCTGCATTTGAGCTGGGGCAAGGTGGACGTGGAAGATGCCTGCGCAGTGGTCGGCTACCTGGCCGGGCGCGGACTGATCGACGGCGATAAAGCGTTTATCCGTGGTGGCAGCGCCGGCGGGTACACCGCATTGTGCGCATTGGCCTTTCACAAGGTCTTTCGTGCGGGCGCCAGCCTGTATGGCGTCAGCGATCCCGTTGCGCTGGGCCGCGTCACCCACAAGTTCGAAAGCGATTATCTGGACTGGTTGATCGGAGACCCGGTAGAGGACGCTG
The Pseudomonas sp. GR 6-02 genome window above contains:
- a CDS encoding S9 family peptidase; amino-acid sequence: MNETHASSPKAEPLSAARAVAAGIDFAELQVGPHGLFWNEYRPEDAACRVWQWRDGQAHCLTPPTFSVRSRVYEYGGGAFCLTDDGLVFVNEADQQLYRQSLSDGTPEVLTSSECRYGDLHFANGQVLAVEENRDRHRLVAIDLADGRRHLLAEGADFYAAPTLSPDGRRLAWIEWNRPDQPWTATRLMVAERQRDHTFAQPRCVAGDGAQESLQQPGFDDSGRLYCLTDRGGFWQPWVESTEGLSPLPSTAADHGPAPWQLGGCTWLPLSEDTYLASWTEEGFGRLGLCHGDGSREDFTGDYSRFRHLAQDEQFIYCIAASPVSSSAVIAIDRETRQVNVLAGGIAPLPAEQISRPQTLCYPSGSGEAHGFFYPAMTGDTKPPLVVFIHGGPTSACYPMFDPRIQYWAQRGFAVADLNYRGSSGYGRAYRQALHLSWGKVDVEDACAVVGYLAGRGLIDGDKAFIRGGSAGGYTALCALAFHKVFRAGASLYGVSDPVALGRVTHKFESDYLDWLIGDPVEDAERYAARTPLLHANNISVPMIFFQGELDAVVVPQQTRDMVKALQDNGILVEAHYYADERHGFRKAGNQAHALEQEWMFYRRVMELAD